The Flavobacterium sp. IMCC34852 genome contains the following window.
TTCAGACGTGGCTAAAATGCACCAATTGTTTTATAATATTATAGGCAACGCCAACAAGTTTACCGAAAAAGGTTTGATAGAAGTTACTATTAACCAAAAAAATACTTCGGATTATGAAGTCAATTTGCAAGTAACCATTGAAGACAACGGCATAGGAATTGCGGCAGGTGATTTGGCCAATATCTTCGAATCCTATTACCAAGGTACTGTTTCCAACAATGTCAATGATTTGGGTGTAGGTTTAGGATTAAACCTCTGCAAAGAAATTGTTGAACTCTTTGAAGGAAAAATTGAGGTTGAAAGTCAAGAAGGCCAAGGAACCAAAATAGTCTTTGATTTGGTTTTAAGTAAAGTTTAGCATGCTCATTAATCAATATAAAGAAAAATCCAATAACGCAATGTACCCTTAAAATGAAGCCAACACAAAATTTCACTTTTCTAATTGCAGACGATCACAGCATTGTTAGACAAGGCGTTTCTTTATTAATTAAAGAATTGTTTTTTAATGCTAAAATTCACCAGGCCGGCAATTTTAAAGATACCTTGAAAATTCTTCGAGAAACCAAAATTGATTTGCTCGTATTAGACATCAATTTTCCGGATGGCAACAGTTTAAATATTATAGCCGAAACCAAGAATATCCAACCCAATATTAAAATACTGATATTTTCAGCCTATGACGAAGACATTTACGCCTTGCGTTATTTGAATGCCGGTGCTTCGGGTTATTTGAACAAAGGCAGCAGCGAAGAAGAAATGAAACTCGCCTTGAGAAGCATGATGGTTTCGGGTAAATACATCACCCAAAATATCAAAGACCGCATACTCGATTCTTACATCTCTAAAAAACCCATCAATCCATTA
Protein-coding sequences here:
- a CDS encoding response regulator transcription factor, whose translation is MKPTQNFTFLIADDHSIVRQGVSLLIKELFFNAKIHQAGNFKDTLKILRETKIDLLVLDINFPDGNSLNIIAETKNIQPNIKILIFSAYDEDIYALRYLNAGASGYLNKGSSEEEMKLALRSMMVSGKYITQNIKDRILDSYISKKPINPLELLSNREVEVARLLIKGYGNMEIAEYLNVKKSTVSTFKNRIFEKLEIDNLADLIDFFQLYN